A single window of Channa argus isolate prfri chromosome 10, Channa argus male v1.0, whole genome shotgun sequence DNA harbors:
- the map1lc3cl gene encoding microtubule-associated proteins 1A/1B light chain 3C — translation MAPFEKSMEMMPFKQRKCLATRKHEVCSIRSKFPNKLPVIVERYIREKTLPLLDKTKFLVPYELTLGQFFCLLRSKIAQDSSQALFLLVAEKSMSCMSSSMGEIYSRYSDADGFLYITYASQEMFGAAQSADRPPR, via the exons ATGGCTCCTTTTGAAAAATCCATGGAGATGATGCCCTTCAAGCAGAGGAAATGCCTCG caacaagaaaacatgaaGTGTGCAGTATTCGCTCTAAATTCCCCAACAAGTTGCCA GTGATTGTTGAACGTTACATCCGTGAAAAGACTCTCCCCCTGTTGGACAAAACGAAGTTCCTGGTTCCCTACGAGCTGACCTTGGGTCAGTTTTTCTGCCTTCTCAG aaGTAAGATTGCTCAGGACTCCAGCCAGGCTCTGTTTCTCCTggtggcagaaaagagcatgtCCTGCATGTCTTCTAGCATGGGGGAGATTTATTCCCGCTACAGTGACGCAGATGGCTTCCTCTACATCACTTACGCCTCACAGGAGATGTTCGGAGCGGCCCAATCAGCAGACAGGCCTCCCCGCTGA